In the genome of Vanacampus margaritifer isolate UIUO_Vmar chromosome 1, RoL_Vmar_1.0, whole genome shotgun sequence, one region contains:
- the nadka gene encoding NAD kinase isoform X2: MCTTMKLVLQDVPGIKENKVWKWHIQDPATQRLTWNTPPKSVLVIKKIRDAALLQPFKELCMFLTEVKNMIVYVEKKVLEDPAIDGDDNFGTLTKKFCTFREDLDDISNRVDFIICLGGDGTLLYASSLFQESVPPVMAFHLGSLGFLTPFKFDTYQSQVTQIIEGNAAIVLRSRLKVRVHREREKCVILTNGEVDSSRKATNYQVLNEVVVDRGPSSYLSNVDLFLDGHLITTVQGDGVIVSTPTGSTAYAVAAGASMIHPNVPAIMITPICPHSLSFRPIVVPAGVELKIMLSRDARNTAWVSFDGRRRQEIGHGDSIAITTSCFPVPSICFRNPVNDWFESLAQCLHWNVRKKQNYLSSEDEDF, encoded by the exons ATGTGTACAACCATGAAGCTAGTACTGCAGGACGTGCCGGGCATTAAGGAGAACAAAGTATGGAAATG GCACATTCAGGACCCGGCCACCCAGCGGCTGACGTGGAACACGCCCCCCAAGAGTGTCCTTGTCATCAAGAAGATCCGAGACGCCGCCCTGCTTCAGCCTTTCAAGGAGCTCTGCATGTTCCTCACTGAG GTCAAAAACATGATTGTTTATGTAGAAAAGAAGGTTCTGGAGGACCCAGCCATTGATGGTGATGACAACTTTGGGACCCTTACGAAGAAATTCTGCACTTTTAGAGAAG ATCTCGATGACATCTCCAACCGTGTGGACTTCATCATCTGTCTTGGTGGAGATGGAACTTTGCTTTATGCGTCTTCGCTCTTTCAG GAGAGTGTTCCACCTGTGATGGCCTTCCATCTGGGCTCTCTTGGCTTCTTGACGCCTTTCAAGTTTGACACTTATCAGTCTCAGGTCACCCAAATTATTGAAG GCAATGCAGCCATAGTGCTGCGAAGTCGCTTGAAAGTGCGTGTGCACCGGGAGAGGGAAAAGTGTGTCATTCTGACCAATGGCGAAGTGGACAGTAGCCGCAAAGCCACAAACTATCAG GTGCTGAATGAGGTGGTAGTGGACAGAGGGCCCTCTTCCTACCTCTCCAACGTGGATCTCTTCCTAGACGGACACCTTATCACCACTGTGCAGGGAGACG GCGTGATTGTGTCCACGCCTACAGGCAGCACAGCGTATGCAGTGGCCGCGGGGGCCTCCATGATACACCCCAATGTGCCGGCGATCATGATCACGCCCATCTGCCCCCACTCCCTCTCTTTCAGACCCATCGTGGTGCCGGCCGGAGTGGAGTTGAAG ATCATGCTGTCCCGTGATGCCAGAAACACGGCGTGGGTGTCATTCGACGGGAGACGCCGGCAGGAGATCGGCCACGGGGACAG cattGCCATCACAACTTCCTGCTTCCCCGTTCCCTCTATCTGCTTCCGCAACCCGGTCAACGACTGGTTCGAGAGCCTGGCCCAGTGTTTACACTGGAACGTGAGAAAGAAGCAAAACTACCTTAGCTCCGAGGACGAGGACTTCTGA